The genomic region CCCACATGTCGGTGATGGGAAACGTCACCTACGGACTCAAGTTTAAGGGAATCCACAAGGATCGACGGACCTCCATGGGGCGAGAGATGCTGGAAAAAGTGGGCCTTCCGGGATCGGGAAACAAGGGGATCCATCAGCTCAGCGGGGGAGAACAACAGAGGGTGGCACTGGCCAGATCCCTTATGATCCAGCCCAAGGTACTCCTTCTGGACGAGCCTCTCAGCAACCTGGACGCAAAGCTTAGGGTAAAGATGAGGGCGGAGATACGAAGGATACAGAGGGAGCTAGGTATAACCGCCGTCTACGTCACCCACGACCAGGAGGAAGCCATGGCCCTCTCGGACAGAATAGCAGTAATGGAAAAAGGGTCCATAGTCCAGATCGGCACCCCTAGGGAGGTCTACGGCGAGCCGTCGACCCCTTTCGTGGCCGACTTTATCGGCAGGAGCAACGTGATCCTCTCGCCAGAGGGCTATATCTCGGTACATCCAGAGGACGTGGTGATCTCCGATGAGAAAGGGGACATGGAGGGAATAATCACCGACCGCCAGTACAAGGGAGCGATGACTACCTATTTCATAGTAGTCGGCGAACTGGAGCTTGAGGCGGACCTGCCCAGCCGATCGAACCAGACCTGGGAAAAGGGAAGCATGGTGAGGGTGTCATTCATAGGGCCCCATACATTGAGGAGGGAATCCAATGGCTAGAGGAAACCGCTACGTGCTGCTGTCCCACTGTCTGCTGAACGTCAACGCCAAGGTCCTGGGCTACGGCTCCTACTCCGGGGCGATGAAATCGCTGGTTCTCCCGATCATCGAGGAAGGAATCGGCATATTTCAGCTCCCATGCGCCGAGGCCACCTTCGGGGGCCTAAAAAGATGGGGCATGACGGTGGAACAGTACGACACCCCCGCCTACCGTCGCCACTGTCGTTGGCTTCTGGAGCCGGTGATGGACCAGGTCCAGGACGACATAGCCAACGGAGTCTCGGTCTTGGGGGTGGTCGGAATAGACGGAAGCCCGAGCTGCGGAGTCCACCAAACCTGTTACGGCTACTGCGGAGGGACAATCGGATCGGGGGATTGGGTGGACAGAAGCACAAAATCGGTCAGGCTGGACCGTGGGCAGGGAGTGTTCATGAGGATACTCTCAGACATGATCGCCGAGAGGGGATTGTCCGTCCCGATGGCGTCCATCTTCGAGGGAAAGCCCTCCAGGGTCTCCTGGGAGGAGATCAAAAAAGAACTTCAGAGGTAAAAGAGGAGGTGACCATCGTGGTCACCTCCTCTTCTCTATCTGCTCAGAATGTAGTTTTCCGCCTCCACCGCGGCGATAGCCCCGTCCGCAGCGGCGGTTATGACCTGTCTGAGGGTCTTCACCCTCACGTCTCCTGCGACGAACACCCCGGGACAGGATGTCTCAAGGCTCTCGTTGGCCTTTATGAAGCCCTTCTCCATGTCGACCTGTCCCTCAAAGATCTGGGTCTTAGGGGTTAAGCCCACGTAGGGGAAGACGATAAAGTCGTTTGTTCCCTCTCCAGGCAGGATGGTGGTACACTCTTTTGTCTTTACGTTCTCCACCACCATAGAGGTGACGCAATCGGTCCCCGTCATGGATTTAACGACGGTGTCCCACATGAAGTCCAGGCACTTGCACTCGAAGGCCTTCTCCTGTATGGACTTGGCCGCCCTGAGCTGGTCCCTGCGATGGATAAGGGTGACCTTGTTGGCGAACTTGGTGAGGTACATGGCCTCCTCGACTGCCGAGTCCCCTCCTCCTACGACGTACACGTCCTTGCCGATACAGTTGTTGGCGTCGCAGGTCGAGCAGAAAGAGACTCCCTTCCCTATGAGCTCCGCCTCTCCCTCACAGCCGATCGGCTTGGGCTTCACCCCTGTGGCGATGATGACGGCCTTGGCGTGATACTCGTTGCGGAAGGTGTGGACCACCTTATCATCCCCAGCGAGGTCGACCTCCTTGACGTCGGTGAGCTTGAACTTGCATCCAAACCTCTTGGCCTGCTTGTAGAAGAGGTTCATCAATTCCTCTCCGCCTACCCCGTCGGGAAAGCCAGGGTAGTTCTCGAGGTCCTGAGTGGAGGTTATGAGACCTCCCACCAGTCCCTGCTCTATGATCAAGGTGCTAAGCCTGGCCCTGCCACAGTATATCCCCGCGGTCAGTCCAGCGGACCCAGCACCGATGATAACGACGTCGTAGTCCTCCCGTTTCTTTGCCATAAGGACATCTCCTCACATGAAGAATTTTACCAGCATTTTGCTACCGACCACAGCGCCCATAAACATGAAGACCAGATACATCCAGCCGGACAGGGCCATAGAGGCAACCCCGCTGAAGAGGGCACCGATGTTGCATCCAAAGGCGATTCTCGCCCCGTAGCCCATGAGAAGACCGCCTAAGATAGCGGCGACCACCTGTTTTCCGTTCTTTATCTTTTTGATCCTGAACTCAGAGGCAAGCAAGGTAGCCA from Dethiosulfovibrio salsuginis harbors:
- a CDS encoding ABC transporter ATP-binding protein; this translates as MYLELRGLNKSFQGSRAVKDLSLTVEQGEMISLLGPSGCGKTTTLKMIGGFCLPDSGNIVLEGEDITSMAPEGRPTATVFQSYALFPHMSVMGNVTYGLKFKGIHKDRRTSMGREMLEKVGLPGSGNKGIHQLSGGEQQRVALARSLMIQPKVLLLDEPLSNLDAKLRVKMRAEIRRIQRELGITAVYVTHDQEEAMALSDRIAVMEKGSIVQIGTPREVYGEPSTPFVADFIGRSNVILSPEGYISVHPEDVVISDEKGDMEGIITDRQYKGAMTTYFIVVGELELEADLPSRSNQTWEKGSMVRVSFIGPHTLRRESNG
- a CDS encoding CD3072 family TudS-related putative desulfidase, with amino-acid sequence MARGNRYVLLSHCLLNVNAKVLGYGSYSGAMKSLVLPIIEEGIGIFQLPCAEATFGGLKRWGMTVEQYDTPAYRRHCRWLLEPVMDQVQDDIANGVSVLGVVGIDGSPSCGVHQTCYGYCGGTIGSGDWVDRSTKSVRLDRGQGVFMRILSDMIAERGLSVPMASIFEGKPSRVSWEEIKKELQR
- a CDS encoding NAD(P)/FAD-dependent oxidoreductase, whose translation is MAKKREDYDVVIIGAGSAGLTAGIYCGRARLSTLIIEQGLVGGLITSTQDLENYPGFPDGVGGEELMNLFYKQAKRFGCKFKLTDVKEVDLAGDDKVVHTFRNEYHAKAVIIATGVKPKPIGCEGEAELIGKGVSFCSTCDANNCIGKDVYVVGGGDSAVEEAMYLTKFANKVTLIHRRDQLRAAKSIQEKAFECKCLDFMWDTVVKSMTGTDCVTSMVVENVKTKECTTILPGEGTNDFIVFPYVGLTPKTQIFEGQVDMEKGFIKANESLETSCPGVFVAGDVRVKTLRQVITAAADGAIAAVEAENYILSR